DNA sequence from the Camelina sativa cultivar DH55 unplaced genomic scaffold, Cs unpScaffold00532, whole genome shotgun sequence genome:
CTGGTATATTTGCACATTCAAGTCATATACAATAATTAAACACTGATCACTCAcgtgttatgttttgtttttgatgatgttatatatgcatgtatataattatgttttcatcTTATAATAAGGTCTAAAACGTACTGGAAAAAGCTGTCGGCTCCGGTGGCTGAACTATCTCCGACCAGATGTGCGGCGAGGCAACATAACCGCAGAAGAACAACTTGTGATCATTCAGCTTCATGCTAAGCTTGGGAACAGGTCTTACATATAGTTTCATGACATGCGTGCGTACGTAATAACGAATCAGAAAACTAATATATTGTGTTGTATATGTGGTCTAAGATTGCGAAGCATCTCCCGGGAAGAACGGACAACGAGATAAAGAACTTTTGGAGGACAAAGATTCAGAGACACATGAAAGTGAAAGTGTCGTCCGAGAATATGATGAATCATCATCGTTCGGGAAACTCACAGAGCTCGGGGATGACGACGACGGACCAAGGCAGCTCCGGGAAAGCCATCGACATGGCTGAGAGCTTCTCTCCGGCGACGACAACGTTTAATGTGGTAGAACAGTCAAACGAGAATTACTGGAACGTTGAAGATCTGTGGCCCGTCCACTTGCTAAATGGTGACCACCATGTCATTTAAGATAGTCCTACTacctttatatatttatatcccCGAGCTGCTCTTTTTTGGTGTTGGTACGTTCTTTGGTGTTGTTTCTATTGCTGAAATGTTGTTGCAATTAATTTACATATGAAGGTTGTGTGAGAGCAGAGTTAAGAGTTACCTCTGTTCCGCTGTTcgttaaagaatatatatatttcttttttttttttctttcaacttttacggtatatatgaaaaaattaaacaaatatcaaatatatcatAGCAGTTGGTTAAGTTTGAAAACCAGTTCCAAAAAGTATCAGACTGCACACATACATAATACAAACACACACAGAGAGATAACAAATATTGAAGGTATAAATTTGGACTTTTGTAGACACAAAAGAAGGGACGTTGTTGTTATTTAGTCATCAGCTAGATCACTGGGAGTTTCATCGGGATTGCGCTTGATCGTCAAAACTGGACACTCGGCATGTTTCACACAGAACGCGCTCACAGTCCCCACAAAGACCCTGCAATGCAATGAAGGAGAGTGAGAAGAAGACCAAACCCATAAGACTCCAGACATATTATCACAAAAACACGTCATGTTTGAAATAACAACAATAGCAGTCTCTAGTAGCTAGTAGAGTCTTGAACTAATCAACTAGTCTATCCAAACTCAAATATCTGTCAAAGAGAAAATCATATCTAGCTGTTTTATCCTTTACATGACAGCCGGATTGGTAATTTCATCATTCAGTCTAATAACTAGTATAAATGAAGCAATAAATCATGTAGGAGGAGTGTGAGAATTTGTACGCACTTTTGAAAGCGGCCAAGACCACGACTTCCAACAACGAGAAAATCAGGTTGGACTCGGGTGACCTCTTTGCAAATAACATCCTTGGGATCACCAATCTTAATCCAGGCCTCGCAAGCAACCTACAGGTTTTGCAAtgatcatgaatttcacaagaTTACTTACAGTAGTTGTTAGTAAggagatataaaaaaaaaaaaaaaaaaaaNAGGAGGAAGTAGCAAGTAGACAGAGGAGAGGAGGATAACTTAATAAAGAAGAGAGTATTATTACCCCAATCTCATGGCATTTTTTAACGAAAAACTCGAGAAGGTGAAGACCTTTAGCCTTGTTAGTTTCTCTCATGCTTCTGAAATCATCAGGGGAAGCATAAACGCTGTCAACGTCATCAAAACCTGGTTcccaattcacaaaaaaaaacagaacacccAAAAGAAACTTAGACAAATTCATCACTCAAGGCatgaaagaaacagaacaaacaaacaagaaacagaacaaaacaagtAGCATGAAAGAATCAAGGCAGGCATCTGATAAGAGAGCATGTGAGAGGCACATGTGAAGAGTAAAGAGAAGCATGTGTGAAGTTTAGAGTATAAATAAGAATAGTGTAGGATTGTGAAGAGTATCCTGCGTGATCAACATTGTGAGTTTGTTAGATCAGAGCTGCGACTCTGTTCATGGTGATAAGAGAGGAGAACTGTAACTCTGATCTTATCAGTTAGGTTCATCAGTTTGTATTAGGgattgagaagagataagagagaagagatagtGACCTTCATTCTTATCAGCATCAGATATATTCTCATCATACAAATAAGAACTCTTCAAGAATATGGTAATTGAACTGGCAACAGCAACACATACCCACCCCTTAAACTTAAATGTAAAGATCAAAGCCAAAAttgaaacacaacaaaaaaagcagagagagaaagagatgatctCACCGACCGAAACGATCATCCCAATCTACGCGATATCATAATTAAATCCTAACAATGTCAAGGaaggataaataaaaaaagaaggcgagagagagatgaagaagaagaaccgaaCCGTCTTCGTCGGTGACTTGGACGTGGAGCAAGAGAATCTTGAAATCGGAAGTGTTGGACCTGACGATCTTCTCCAGAGTCCATTCGAAAGCTCTTTTGCTGCTAATCGAAGGGTGAGGATACTCTTNNNNNNNNNNNNNNNNNNNNNNNNNNNNNNNNNNNNNNNNNNNNNNNNNNNNNNNNNNNNNNNNNNNNNNNNNNNNNNNNNNNNNNNNNNNNNNNNNNNNNNNNNNNNNNNNNNNNNNNNNNNNNNNNNNNNNNNNNNNNNNNNNNNNNNNNNNNNNNNNNNNNNNNNNNNNNNNNNNNNNNNNNNNNNNNNNNNNNNNNNNNNNNNNNNNNNNNNNNNNNNNNNNNNNNNNNNNNNNNNNNNNNNNNNNNNNNNNNNNNNNNNNNNNNNNNNNNNNNNNNNNNNNNNNNNNNNNNNNNNNNNNNNNNNNNNNNNNNNNNNNNNNNNNNNNNNNNNNNNNNNNNNNNNNNNNNNNNNNNNNNNNNNNNNNNNNNNNNNNNNNNNNNNNNNNNNNNNNNNNNNNNNNNNNNNNNNNNNNNNNNNNNNNNNNNNNNNNNNNNNNNNNNNAGATCATATACACGATGTGGGGGAAGACAATACAACTATGCTAAGCTATGCGCGCACTACGTATACACATGCGTACTTTAGCTAGCTGATTCATATGTATGCTAAAATGAGCACCGTTTCTGTTACGGGACAGCTATGACAGTGTAGTtctatcccctatatattaatagagaagcattctcaagaAAATGCTGATATGTCGTGGTTAGAAAGCTCGAGACACCAATGAATTTATTGCTCTcttttttatggatatttacatATAAGTACCattgaattattaaaaaatattcctttttaattaatttaaaaaatcaaacatctaacaaaatatttcaattttcaaatatatatgaatcattctcataactattttaattattaaaatatataattattatatttaaaacattttcaaaacctgaaattattcacctattaaaaaatatgattactatccacatatttaaaattcaaaatttaaattatcacagtaattattattataagggattgactatttaaatattattggtataatatttcacggtgaaacatatttgaaataaatgtaaatttaaacaaaataaaaaaaaacttagttatatattttggttttacacAAATGAATTTTAGAtcccaaaaaataattttactcattactctaattttatttgtataaattTATCCCGCACATTGTACGGATTGTTACCTAGTATAACTATATTTGCCAAACTACCCTTTTCTGCTAATCATTGTGTAAGCCCTACAATATGGGCCCGAACGAATGAGCCCATCATATCTATACTAcatatgtttttatctttttatatgtaTAAGAACATTTAACcagtatatatgtatgtactttctttttttcttaataatacgTAATAGCTTGTGGGTGAGAAATCTGAAATATGTAATTGTGGAATTTTATTTGCTGCACTAAAAGAatttcacaaaacaatttttatgtatatattactattttgatgttgttttggaAATGATACGCCTGCCTAGCTATGAATATATGTATCTCTCTGACTCTCTATTAATGATTGATTAGATTACTGATTGATTACTACTGATGATGAATTGATTGAATTCCAGTGAAGGAGACTCGACCAAAGCCAAGATGACCAATCTGATACAACTCCAACCAAACTCTCTCTGCTTCCACTCTCGCACTTATCCTCGTCTCTTCTTCTAACGACGCCccccttctttcttcttcctcctccttcgtCAAACTCCCATCTCTCTCCACCACAAACCGGTGGTCGTCATCTCCGCCACCGCAACATCCACCACCGCTCACCATCTCTGCCGACCTCcgcttctgctgctgctgctcatgTAAACGATCGTCCCGGTTCCTCCCCTTCTTCTTACTCCGGCCGATACATTTCCGCCCGATCATCCAGGGGACCTTAACGAAGGCGAGGGTGAGGAGGTTCACCACGGCGCAGGGACAACAGCAGAGCGCCACGCAGTCAGCGATCCCCGCCGCCGCCCAAGACCGGCACCTTTTCCGGGAGCATCTGGCTGATCTCGGCTCTTCATCGCCTCCTCCTTGACTATTACAGTGGGATTCACTCTGCTCTAATTTACGTGACACTCGATGCGGCTTTTGGCTTTCCTCCtccatttaaaaaatttataaaattaaccctgccaaagaaaaagaaaaaacaaaataaagcttACTAGTAAGTTATACGTTTACATGATACTACTCATTGTTTCCATCACAATATACAGATTTTTGTCCATATACGAGTGTGTATATTACATTTTGTTGttactttataaataaaataaaataaactactagtaaaatttttttttaaaaactaaaaagagagATATAGGAAACAGCAACAAAGATTTCTCCCATGCACTTTAACTTATTGACCAGACAGTTTCAGGTGCATTCAAATCTTACTCACGCTCCCACTTTGGCGCGTATTAGCCACTGCCTTCACTTTAGCCACAGtcttacttctttttttgcatCAACGAGTATTCTGTAGGAGAGTGCCAGccaatgtttttactttttagtgaccagttgaaaaaagaaaagatcacaTGTCAACGTTACAGCTCTGTCAAATACTATCGGAGTTAGTTAGTTTTAAACTGAGATTGGTTTGGTCAAGTTGTTGACTGGTCTGGTTagctttttgtaaaataatgaaaagtgTTGGACGAACGACCGCGTGGGAGATGAAtctgaagctttttttttttgttcgatagcggaaaaataatactaatactacTATTCTTTTTACTGGTtaaaacaagattaaaaaaaaaactgttaatcTGGAGATGTGTAAATAAActcttattataaaataaactcttattataattttggctCTTTATGTAAACTTTCAAGCAGTATTAATAacatcagatgacaaaaaaaaaaaaaaaaaaaaaaaatNTTGGCTCTTTATGGTAAGAATCTTATGGTACGGTGGTAGCTTTTAAAACATATACAGTCCAGTCCCTCTattgatttttcaaaattaatttatcgCTCCTAAAATATAAAGACGATAgtagtgttttaaaaaaataattagagataTCAGTGAGACAACGTGGATTATAGTGCGGGAGATCATATCTCACATGGGTTGCCGGGTCCTAGCATGGCCCATTTACGTGGCCCATTTCAAAGCTACAAGtaatacaatacaatacaatacaatacaatacaaaaacattcaaatgaaaattttattattcacGTGGGATAAAATAGTGTCTACAATAAGTAGGATACCCCTAGGATTTTAAAAACGATTAGATTTGTAAATGATTTACGTGATAGGTGATAgaagatattttgaaaatacaaaacgatCTCTGGAAAAGAAATGGGTTATCTTTTTATTCGATATGTTACTAAAAAGGAAAGTTAAAGGTGAAAAGTACGACTGTCCCTTTTTCACTTGTAGtataaggtaaaaaaaaaaaagtacataattAAAAGGCGAgtcaaaaaattcaaaaatttattcGGCGTTGTAGAATTAATTAATAGACTGACATGTACGAACCTTATACAGTTTATCTATTTAGATTAGGGgtcattttttttactttccatcattttgttttgtcaaatgAGAGAACTTGATGCAAATTTCAACATTAACCACTAAATACCCAACAAACTAATTAAGTTAGTTAGTGCAACATTCATTATTCAGCGTAGCTAGTGTGGTgtgcttagaaaaaaaaaccccacaCATTTTGATTTATGGTGAGACACTCTTTATGTAGGTAGACACATTATGCTTTTTTCACACTAGGAAAACTGTACTTAGCTAAtaaaaagaccaaaaacaaccaaaaaaactgtGTTGAACTaggtaatgtatatataaacaaaagaattgtatttttattactatCAACAAACATGCAATATTTGGATCTGCATCCGAACATTATTATTGTTGTATAGTATTAACTACTGTTCTTATAAATTGAAACGCCTACTAAACGGATAATGTAACCTAACTAAGCAAGTAAGCATTATTGTTAacaatgatttatttttgtcagTCACAACAGATTTTAGCCTATAAAATTGTCTTAAAAGGAGATTTGATGAATCAATGAACCCGATAGAGGAAACAACAATGGAGACATCAAGGGGAGGATTATCGAAATAGTTACATACCTTAATTTGTGATGGTGTAATACATTAACCTACTCAAAAGCCATGGATCCTGATTGAAATACTTCTCCGTATGAAGACATCAACGAAAACAAAATCCCAGATCTGCTTTCTGGTCTATAGTAAGAGTTTCTGTTCTATTGAgtttgagaagagaaagagtagACGAGAAAAGAAgtcgaagaaggagaagaagaagcttaaagaTGTGATCTGATCTATAAATAATACACATTATATTATATCTTTGATTAATTTgagtttctcttttttctatgtttatcttttgaaaatcatctctttctctatctctctcctgTTCTCATGAGGATACAGACTCATATGTGTAAGGGTCTTACATGAATATTTTAATCCATTTTAGCAGCTACAAAAGCTCTCTTAAAGCATCAATATTTGTTTACACATATGAACATATAATATACTACTACTCTTACCTAAAATATTAAGTGAAAAGAGTATTTGCAGTTTTACTATATGAAAGTTGTAAATAATTATACAGtatgaaattttttgatatttacaatttcttaaaTAACTCGGTTTTAAATCATCAAGTGGGTTACCGGTTAGGTACTTAATTACTAGGTTTAATATAAAACAATGCTACAATTACCCAATATACTGTATTTGGTTGGAAACGGGTTTACAGGAAATATCGGAACTTTGTGTTTGATGAGTCCCGAAGACAGAGAGAATCAACTTATGGGAACTCGGCCCCTTATGTGCATTCCTATGCAATTCGTAttttatccttctttttttcatagCATAACatatgtactatatataaacatatgagAAACGAACGAAAATATCCTATTTAATCAGAAATGaacatattaaaatacttttcaTAGCACTCCAAAATTTCGTATGGGACTACCTAATATTTAAATCTGTGGTTCGATACCTTGTTTTTTTCTACCTTTAATACATAAATTGTATCGTCGGATTAGTCTCATTCTCATAAGTATATGAGAATATATTGAACTTTGTGAGCCACTTGGATGTATTTATAAGTAGAATAATCATATATGTCAACGTAATTAGTAGGAGTATTTTGGAGTTCTAAAAGTTTAATATGGATTTTGAGTACTTGCGCAAAAACTTTACGTATAGACAAAATTAAAGTTTAGGATATTAAATACTAATACTGTGCGTCGTGAGCGTCGTTGACGcctttttttctcttatgtTTGCTGCCTTTGTAAGCACTTTGCTTGAGCCATGCACGTGCGTCGTATTTAAAGGTGGCCACGTCAGCAACTGAGATGCTCTTTAATTCTTTTAGGTAAGAAAGTTTTCACCGTCCAAATCTGTCAGTATGTCAGTGACACGCACACACCCAATCCAGGCCCAACGCAACGGTCTTCTTTTGCCTATTACATAACAAGAGTCGCGATCTGCGTTTTCCGTCACTGATCACTGCAGTAACATGCATATGTTCTTCCTTTGAACATACAGAGTATGTAACAATCGATCTCCTTTTGTGGTTTGactgaaaagaaaacaagtcaAAACGGCGTGAGCTGCGTGTTGCGGACACATTTGGAAAAATCCATAAtgtaataaatttaataatcacAGACGATATATTATACAACTAGCCATCTTTGTCAAATTAGTGGCTTGATATGTGTGTGATTAATATATGTTCATAACTTCATATTatacgtgtatatatatgtatttacgCGTTCCTCCATAATGAAATATTCTTCTTAAATTTAAACTTCCAGAATTTGGTTGACTAATCAGAAAAACATAGAAAGATGTTGACAAGAGAAAATGATTAGAAACTAGAGAGCATAGAAGGAACcaaataatttggttttattaatttagtcgAATATACAATACTTCTCTTCAATTCATGCTTTTAGATATTTGAAAGTAAACTAACTACTTTCCTAATTCTATATATGCATAGTTcgattaattattaatttctgtCTCATGATCACAATCCATCACGTAATCTATACTAGTTTATTCGAGAAATAGGTCGTATGTGGTAACTTGACAGACCATTTACCATAAAATATCAtcgggaaaaatgtcataaaataCATGAACTCACTCATTTAGGCCATTTTAATCATCAACTTCATCACAGACCATTTTAAACATGAAATTGCATTGACTTTCTGTTTTAAACATGAGCTCGTGTTGACTAGGACCAAAGAGACATGTCGTTAACTTGGCAAACGGAGCAACTAACTGGGGTTAAGATATCGTTAACTCTCTCTGTTAAGTCTTATACGACATCGTTTGTCGCTAAATGAAatcgagaaaacaaaaacccaatccCCAATTTCCCCAAAAATCCCTAATTCTCAATCCCCAATTTCTCCAAAAATCCCTAATTCTTCGATCTGGGCTTTCAAATCTTCAATCTCTTTGTCAATGATGGAGAATTTTGGTAAAGCATCTACAACCTCCTCATATACACCTTCTTCAACCCATTTAAACAAGTGGTcctgaaacacaaaaacaaaactcaaacctTGAAAAacactaaatcaaaacaatgcaacCACTTACATCTCCTTTCTTTGGACAGCGGAAGAAAGGTCTTCCTGGGTTTGCCTGCATGTTCGATGTGTAAAGTACGACATCTAAGCCGCAATGACACTTCGAGGGGAACCCATGGCACCCGCGGCCTCTGTTTTCACCGTGCGATTGCCCAGAATTGCAACTCATGTTTGTAGGATAATATGGAGATGAGAGTTTTCGATATGCAGatgaaaaaatcaaacttaagaagagaaaacaatgtcgagaattagggattttgttTTGAGAATTAGGGATTTTTGGGGAAATTGGggattgggtttttgttttttcgattTCATTTAGCGACAAACGATGTCGTGTAAGACTTAACAGAGAGAGTTAACGACATTTTAACCCCAGTTAGTTGCTCCGTTTGCCAAGTTAACGACATGTCTCTTTGGTCCTGGTCTACACAAGCTCATGTTTAAAACAGAAAGTCAATGCAATTTCATGTTTAAAATGGCCTGTGATGAAGTTGATGATTAAAATGGCCTAAATGAGTGAGTTCATGtattttatgacatttttcccaaataTCATCACCATTGTCTAGAAGTAGTcacacagaagaaaaaaagagatttgataaCATCGTACAACTACATTTCTTGGT
Encoded proteins:
- the LOC104773394 gene encoding transcription factor MYB57-like, which codes for METMKKKGRGKATITSQKEEEGTVRKGPWTMEEDFILFNYILNHGEGLWNSVAKASGLKRTGKSCRLRWLNYLRPDVRRGNITAEEQLVIIQLHAKLGNRWSKIAKHLPGRTDNEIKNFWRTKIQRHMKVKVSSENMMNHHRSGNSQSSGMTTTDQGSSGKAIDMAESFSPATTTFNVVEQSNENYWNVEDLWPVHLLNGDHHVI
- the LOC104773395 gene encoding universal stress protein A-like protein (The sequence of the model RefSeq protein was modified relative to this genomic sequence to represent the inferred CDS: added 52 bases not found in genome assembly); the encoded protein is MGSEPTKVMVAVNGSTIKEYPHPSISSKRAFEWTLEKIVRSNTSDFKILLLHVQVTDEDGFDDVDSVYASPDDFRSMRETNKAKGLHLLEFFVKKCHEIGVACEAWIKIGDPKDVICKEVTRVQPDFLVVGSRGLGRFQKVFVGTVSAFCVKHAECPVLTIKRNPDETPSDLADD
- the LOC104773396 gene encoding uncharacterized protein LOC104773396; the protein is MEEESQKPHRVSRKLEQSESHCNSQGGGDEEPRSARCSRKRCRSWAAAGIADCVALCCCPCAVVNLLTLAFVKVPWMIGRKCIGRSKKKGRNRDDRLHEQQQQKRRSAEMVSGGGCCGGGDDDHRFVVERDGSLTKEEEEERRGASLEEETRISARVEAERVWLELYQIGHLGFGRVSFTGIQSIHHQ